Proteins from one Ramlibacter sp. PS4R-6 genomic window:
- a CDS encoding DUF4124 domain-containing protein, producing MRGWLGSFIAAAIWAGSLPGAWAQGGIYTCVDAKGRRLTSDRPIIDCIDREQNELSPSGKVLRKIGPSMTAEERAAEEEKQRKALEEKARIEEEKRRDRALLSRFPDRAAHDKERNIALGVVDEVIKAALRRVSELQWQRKKLDAELEFYKGDVQQAPVNVKRQIEGNEQQVAAQKRFIANQEEEKKRINARFDEEAVRLKPLWAQHAVPTAARSASAPAPAAKK from the coding sequence ATGCGCGGCTGGTTGGGAAGTTTCATCGCCGCCGCCATATGGGCGGGTTCGCTGCCCGGGGCCTGGGCCCAGGGCGGCATCTACACGTGCGTCGACGCCAAGGGCCGGCGCCTGACGTCCGACCGCCCCATCATCGATTGCATCGACCGCGAGCAGAACGAGCTCAGCCCCAGCGGCAAGGTCCTGCGCAAGATCGGCCCCTCGATGACGGCCGAGGAGCGCGCCGCCGAGGAGGAAAAGCAGCGCAAGGCCCTCGAGGAGAAGGCGCGCATCGAGGAGGAAAAGCGCCGTGACCGCGCCCTGCTCTCGCGCTTCCCGGACCGCGCCGCCCACGACAAGGAACGCAACATCGCGCTGGGGGTGGTGGACGAGGTGATCAAGGCCGCCCTGCGCCGCGTGTCCGAGCTGCAGTGGCAGCGCAAGAAGCTCGACGCGGAGCTGGAGTTCTACAAGGGCGACGTCCAGCAGGCGCCGGTGAACGTGAAGCGGCAGATCGAGGGCAACGAGCAGCAGGTGGCGGCGCAAAAGCGCTTCATCGCCAACCAGGAAGAAGAGAAGAAGCGCATCAACGCGCGCTTCGACGAGGAAGCCGTGCGCCTCAAGCCCCTGTGGGCGCAGCATGCGGTGCCGACGGCCGCGCGGTCCGCTTCGGCGCCCGCGCCCGCCGCGAAGAAGTGA
- the pyrE gene encoding orotate phosphoribosyltransferase yields MASADTGRDALAQDFVQFAVDAGVLRFGEFKTKAGRLSPYFFNAGLFDDGAKAGRLAQFYARRILASGIGFDMLFGPAYKGIPLATAVAIEMARLGRNVPFAYNRKEAKDHGEGGTLVGAPVRGRVLIVDDVITDGGAKREAREIVIAAGGTPVAVAIAMDRQEKATEGGRDADYSGVQYVERQLGLAVCSIARLDDLLQYLAQHADGALGSYHQQVLAYRERYGVS; encoded by the coding sequence ATGGCGAGTGCTGATACGGGCCGCGACGCGCTGGCCCAGGATTTCGTCCAGTTCGCCGTCGACGCAGGCGTGCTGCGCTTCGGCGAGTTCAAGACCAAGGCCGGGCGCCTCTCGCCCTATTTCTTCAACGCCGGCCTGTTCGACGACGGCGCCAAGGCGGGCCGGCTGGCGCAATTCTATGCACGCCGCATCCTGGCCTCGGGCATCGGGTTCGACATGCTGTTCGGCCCGGCCTACAAGGGCATCCCGCTGGCCACCGCGGTGGCCATCGAGATGGCCCGCCTGGGGCGCAACGTGCCCTTTGCCTACAACCGCAAGGAAGCCAAGGACCACGGCGAAGGCGGCACGCTGGTGGGCGCACCGGTCAGGGGCCGGGTGCTGATCGTGGACGACGTGATCACCGACGGCGGCGCGAAGCGCGAAGCCCGTGAAATCGTGATCGCGGCGGGAGGCACCCCCGTCGCCGTGGCGATCGCGATGGATCGCCAGGAAAAGGCCACGGAAGGTGGCAGGGATGCGGACTACAGCGGCGTGCAATACGTCGAGCGCCAGCTCGGCCTTGCGGTTTGCTCGATTGCGCGGCTGGACGATTTGCTCCAGTATCTCGCGCAGCACGCGGACGGCGCGCTGGGGTCGTACCACCAGCAGGTGCTCGCCTACCGCGAGCGCTACGGCGTCTCATAG